The window AGCAAGAAAACAGTCGAACCCCGCGCCTGAGCCGAGGTCGATAACGGTCTCGCCTTCTTTGAGCGAAGCAAGGGCCACCGGGTTTCCGCAGCCCAGCCCGAGATTGGCGCCTTGAGGAACGGAATCCATGTCTTCACTGGTGTATCCGATTCTAGAGCTTACGGTTTCCGCAGTTAACGTTCCCTGGCAACAGGACGATGCCGAGCAGCATGATGCCTGTTTCCCGGCTGATTTGGCTATGGCGCCGTATTTCTCCCTGACTACCCTTTTGATTTCCTGATCGTTATTCATGTTTTATTCTCCTTGATTATTTGGCAAAATTTCCCATGACCGGACCCAGAAAGTTCTGAACATGCTCAGCCAGATTGTCTGCCTTCATTAAAGCCAGGCAGCAGACCTCACCATCCTTTTGAAAACTTATGAGGGCAAGCTTGTCGCCAGCCTTTATGCCGGCCCTTTCCCTAAGCTCCTTTGGAAGGACCATCTGACCGCGCTCATCGACAGGCAAAAGGGACTCGACCCTGCAGCAGCTTTGTTCCCCCTGGCCGCAACAGCCTGAACCAGTTTTTGATTTCGCCATGACAAAACTCCTTTCATAATTTCCTATTATTCTGATAAGACTGATATAACTGATTGTCAAGGCTAGTCTGATAATAAAATTTTACTAAGGGAAGAAGTATGAGGACTTTTTTCTTGGCAAATTTGAGTAATTGTCTAGGAAAGGGCCTGACGCAAATTATTCCTACAGGCTTTTGCTGCAAACGTATTCCAGCCGCAAATAAAGCGTTCATAAGGTCTCAAACAGGATACTCAAGAAAAAAACAACCTGATTGATGAATCTTTTGCCTGCGTGAACAAAAGAGCAATGCTTTTAGAGGTTATCCTGCTTTCAACAGCTGCAAGTATCTCCGCAACCGCCTCCAGACGGCAGAGCCGATGTGAGCTGAAAGCCGGACCCTTCGGGAGTATCGATAAACTCGATTTTTATGGGGTTGGCTTTTTGATACAGTTCGGCGTCTATGACAAATTTTATGTCCTGCTCGATTAAAATAACATCCAGTTCTTGCGGCTCATCCAGAGCCATGCCCAGTCTGGGCCCGCCTCAACCGGCCTGAAGATACAATCTGATGGCCAGGGGTTCCTTCTGTTTTTTTAAAAAATCCTTGATCATGTTGCCTGCAATTTCCGTAACTTCTAGCATATTTCCTCCGAAGATGGTTTTCCTGATTCTGTTTAAAATTATTATATGCCTGTGCTTTATCTATAGACTCAAAATCGGCTGGTCTATATCAGCAATCAAGGTTGAGCCCCTCGGGCAGGTCTTCTTTCCTCTTCAGGAAACAGAACTGCCTGTAGGAGACTTCAAGCGCACGTACCGCCTCTTCAGGAGATTCGAACAGCGGCACATTGTATGTATTCCTGTAGTTCATGGTTTTTTCCGCCGAATTGGGTGTATAGATCGCCGCAGGTTTGCCATATTTCCGGCACTTGGCCACAAGGTCCTTGATTGCTTCAATCACCATAGGGTGCCACAGGCTCGGCACTGCAAGCAGGCCGTCGACCTCATCGCAGGATAGCAGGATGTCGAAGATTTCCTGGAAGGTGCTCATGGATATGGCGGGGCCGAGGTCTATGGGGTTGGTGACATTGAAAAGCTGACCGGTTTTGCTGAGCTTTTCCCGTGTTTCTTCCGAGAGCTCGGCCATTTCCAGTCCGGCCTCGACAAGCAGATCAGCCGTTATGCCGCCAAAGGCCCCTGAGTTGGTGAACACCGCAATTTTTTTACCCTTGAGAAGGGGCATGGACGTGAATATCTTGGGCAGGGAATGGAGTTCGGTTATGCTTTTCAACCGGATTATACCCGCCTGGCTGCATGCCTTTTCAAAAACAGTATCATTATTAGCCATGCCTGCGGTGTGCGACATGGCGGCCCTTGCTCCTTCGCCAGTGCGGCCCACCTTGAAGGCCAGCATGGGCTTTTCAACCTTTGAGGCCACATCGATCAGCTTGCGGCCGTTTTTAACGTTTTCAAGGTACAGCCCGATAACCTCGGTCGTATTGTCCCTGCTGTAGTATTCAAGCATATCGGCCTCATCGATGTCTGATTTGTTGCCGATGCTGACAATCTTGTTAACCTTCACGATGTCCTTGCTGAAGGATTCAAGGATTATGACGACTATTCCGCCGCTCTGGATAATGTACGAGATGCTCCCTTTGCTGTGTGCGAATGCATCGAAATCTTCCTGCGTTATCCCGTAGAAACAGCAGAATTTGTTCTGCGTATTGAGAACCCCCAGGCAGTTTGGCCCCATGATGCGTATGCCGTGTTCTTTAGCCGTTTTACTGATTTCTTCCTGGTATGACTGACCGGCAGTCCCGCCCTCTGAAAACCCAGAGCTCTCAATTATTATATGCTTGATACCCTTGGCTGCGCACTGCCTTACGAATTCGGGAACGGTGGCTGCAGGGGATATTATCACTGCAAGTTCAACATCCCCGGGTATATCGGTAACTCTTACATAGCCGCTGCACCCGTGAACGCTTTCGCCTTTGCGGTTAACGGCATAGACATCACCGGTGAACAGGGAATAAACCTTGACCGTCTGGATAATGGTGGCCCCGAGGTTGAAAAGGGAATTCGAAGCGCCTATCACAACAACCGATTTCGGATTGAAGAATACTTCCATGGCTGAAAAAGTCCTTTTAACGGGTCAGTTACAATCGCGAGCAAAAAATGTCAATTATTCTTGCCATCTCAAAAGGGTTCATACGTTTGATTTTTAAAAGACGTTGGTTTATAAGCATAGACTTGAAATCCGCAACAGATAAGGCTTGATAAAGTTCAGAAAGATAAAACAAGAGGAGGGATTGATCTTGAAAAGAACTGTTATCGCACTGATAGTCATGGTTGCATTCACCTGCAGCGCTTATGCCGCCAAGGCCCCCAAGACATCCAAACCGGAAGGAAAAAATCCCATCGTTCTGTTAAGTACCAGCATGGGGGATATAAAACTGGAGCTGTTCGAAAAAGAAGCGCCCATAAGCGTGAAAAATTTTCTAGGTTATGTGAATTCGGGTTTTTATTCAGACACCATCTTTCACAGGGTGATCCCCAACTTCATGATACAGGGCGGCGGCTTCACAAAGGATTTTGTTGAAAAGCCTACCAATGCGCCCATAAAGAACGAGGCCGGAAACGGCCTTAGAAACGAGCGCGGCACACTGGCCATGGCCCGTACATTTATTATCGACTCGGCCACGGCGCAGTTCTTCATAAATGTTAAAGACAATACTTTCCTGAACCACAGCAGCAATACCATGCAGGGATTCGGCTATGCCGTATTCGGAAAGGTGATCGAGGGCATGGATGTGGTGGACAGGATTGCAGCGGTTCCGACAGGAAACAGAGGTGAATTTTCCGATGTCCCGGTGAAAGAAGTTGTTATCAAATCAATGAAGGTTATTAAGAAATAAATAAAGGCTTTAGCAAATTAAACACAGGCACCGCCGGAGATGGAAGGGTCTTCTTAGGCGGTGTTCTTTTATCTTGCAATTTACTGTAATTTGGTGCTATGCGCCCCGCTATGAAAAATCCATCGCCATATTATATGAAGAAACATTCAACAGGCTGGATTAATTCCGGAAATACTCCGCCCTGAAATCAATAGTCCTTTCGTTTATCTGAAGA of the Desulfomonilia bacterium genome contains:
- a CDS encoding HgcAB-associated protein, with the translated sequence MAKSKTGSGCCGQGEQSCCRVESLLPVDERGQMVLPKELRERAGIKAGDKLALISFQKDGEVCCLALMKADNLAEHVQNFLGPVMGNFAK
- a CDS encoding CoA-binding protein, coding for MEVFFNPKSVVVIGASNSLFNLGATIIQTVKVYSLFTGDVYAVNRKGESVHGCSGYVRVTDIPGDVELAVIISPAATVPEFVRQCAAKGIKHIIIESSGFSEGGTAGQSYQEEISKTAKEHGIRIMGPNCLGVLNTQNKFCCFYGITQEDFDAFAHSKGSISYIIQSGGIVVIILESFSKDIVKVNKIVSIGNKSDIDEADMLEYYSRDNTTEVIGLYLENVKNGRKLIDVASKVEKPMLAFKVGRTGEGARAAMSHTAGMANNDTVFEKACSQAGIIRLKSITELHSLPKIFTSMPLLKGKKIAVFTNSGAFGGITADLLVEAGLEMAELSEETREKLSKTGQLFNVTNPIDLGPAISMSTFQEIFDILLSCDEVDGLLAVPSLWHPMVIEAIKDLVAKCRKYGKPAAIYTPNSAEKTMNYRNTYNVPLFESPEEAVRALEVSYRQFCFLKRKEDLPEGLNLDC
- a CDS encoding peptidylprolyl isomerase, translating into MLKRTVIALIVMVAFTCSAYAAKAPKTSKPEGKNPIVLLSTSMGDIKLELFEKEAPISVKNFLGYVNSGFYSDTIFHRVIPNFMIQGGGFTKDFVEKPTNAPIKNEAGNGLRNERGTLAMARTFIIDSATAQFFINVKDNTFLNHSSNTMQGFGYAVFGKVIEGMDVVDRIAAVPTGNRGEFSDVPVKEVVIKSMKVIKK